AGATCCTAAAAGCTAAATACTTTCTGAATTCAGAGTTCTTCTCAGTCAAACCAAGAGCTAGTGATTCCTTTGTTTGGAGGAGCTTTCTCTCAGCAAGATCTGTTCTAAAGGAGGGACTTATGTGGAGACTAGGAGATGGAAAAAAAGTTAAGATTTGGCAGGATAGGTGGCTTCCATGCCCTTCCACCTACAAAGTGCAATCTCCTATTACCATCCTAACTGCTGATGCAATAATCTCTGAACTCATTAATCGAGACACAATGCAGTGGGATCTACCCCTCATTCAAGCTATTTTTTCAGAAACTAAGGCAAACTCAATCTGCAAGATGACCCTTAGCCCGTGTAGGAGCCAAGATGTACTGTCCTAGAGGTGCTCAAGCAATGGTAGATTCTCAGTGAGAAGTGCCTATCACTTACAAGGCTCCATCAAAGAAGACAGCAAGGGTCAATCCTCAAAACAACCGTGCTCTTCAAGCTTCTGGAACAGAATGTGGGGCATCCAAGCTCCTCAAGCCACCAAGGCCTTATTGTGGAGGGCTGCAAAGGAGTCCCTTGCTACGAATATGAACCTGCACAAGAGAAAGGTGGTGGAGTCTCCACTATGCCCAATCTGTCTCAGGTACCCTGAATCAGTCTCACATGCCCTCTGGACCTGTGCAGCAGCTCAAGATGTGTGGTTAAAAAGCTCAAGAAGGGTTCAGAAACTGGACATTCTAAATGGCTCCTTCAAAGCAATCCTAATGCCATTTTGGAGCCAACTGTCCAAGAGAGAACTCACAGAAGTTGCAATAACTGCAAAGGCAATTTGGCATAGGAGGAATACTTGGttttttgagaaaaagtttCAATCCCCTTCTCAGGTGTCAAAGCAGGTTCATGCTGAGATGGTAGCCATTGGTTCTCGGTTAGAAAGTGGGGGAAAATAGGTTAAGCACCAGGGGCACCTAGCTCTAAATGGTCTACTCCTCCACCAGCCTTCTTTAAAGCCAACTGGGATGCAGTCATTGATAACGACAGTTCTAAAGTTGGAATTGGTGTGATTGTCAGAGATTCGGAGGGCTTGGTTATTGCCTCTCTATGTTCTTCTATTACACTAAATCCTAATCCAATGCTTGGGGAAGCTGTAGCAGCTTTAAGAGCAACTATCTTGTGTGCTGAACTGGgattaactcaaatcataataGAAGGAGATGCTCTCAATGTGGTTCAGGCTGTTCAaagtgaaga
The genomic region above belongs to Carya illinoinensis cultivar Pawnee chromosome 4, C.illinoinensisPawnee_v1, whole genome shotgun sequence and contains:
- the LOC122306483 gene encoding uncharacterized protein LOC122306483; protein product: MWGIQAPQATKALLWRAAKESLATNMNLHKRKVVESPLCPICLRYPESVSHALWTCAAAQDVWLKSSRRVQKLDILNGSFKAILMPFWSQLSKRELTEVAITAKAIWHRRNTWFFEKKFQSPSQVSKQVHAEMVAIGSRSKVGIGVIVRDSEGLVIASLCSSITLNPNPMLGEAVAALRATILCAELGLTQIIIEGDALNVVQAVQSEEENWNAFGMVIRDVKSLLSKVREWSIQHTHREFNVIAHTLAKYALTCSDDCILLEDYPPCIQHLL